One window of the Triticum dicoccoides isolate Atlit2015 ecotype Zavitan chromosome 3B, WEW_v2.0, whole genome shotgun sequence genome contains the following:
- the LOC119277036 gene encoding calcyclin-binding protein-like, translating into MSADELRLDLEELRRLEGLAKRPRVVSLLSNEIRSVDAKLASRAAPVQTQAPQAVAVAAAAPAGLSYVTLGSFSWDQDNEKIRVYVFLENVDQEKVETTFKPMSVDIKFHDVKGKNYRCAIPKLNKEIVPEKCKIVVKPTKIVITLWKASSGNWLDLHYKEDKFKPSMDKEKDPMSGIMDLMKGMYEEGDEDMKRTIAKAWSDARSGKTADPMRGLP; encoded by the exons ATGTCGGCGGACGAGTTGCGGCTGGAcctggaggagctgcggcggctggAGGGCCTCGCCAAGCGtccccgcgtcgtctccctcctctccaACGAGATCCGCAGCGTCGACGCCAAG TTGGCCTCGCGGGCTGCGCCTGTGCAGACGCAGGCGCCGCAGGCGGTGGCGGTCGCGGCGGCGGCCCCTGCCGGTCTGAGCTATGTCACGCTGGGGTCCTTCAGCTGGGACCAGGACAATGAGAAGATCAGG GTCTACGTATTCCTTGAGAATGTAGACCAAGAGAAGGTGGAGACTACTTTCAAGCCAATGTCAGTGGACATCAAGTTTCATGATGTTAAAGGCAAGAACTATAGGTGTGCCATCCCAAAACTAAACAAAGAAATAGTTCCCGAGAAATGCAAGATTGTGGTCAAGCCCACGAAGATCGTTATCACCTTGTGGAAAGCTTCTTCCGGCAATTGGTTGGACCTACACTACAAGGAAGACAAG TTTAAGCCAAGCATGGACAAAGAGAAGGATCCAATGTCAGGAATCATGGATTTAATGAAG GGCATGtatgaggaaggtgatgaagatatGAAGCGCACAATAGCCAAGGCGTGGTCTGACGCCAGATCTGGGAAGACGGCTGATCCAATGAGGGGACTGCCTTGA